Proteins from a genomic interval of Chanos chanos chromosome 3, fChaCha1.1, whole genome shotgun sequence:
- the cdh26.1 gene encoding cadherin-like protein 26, translating to MAKGQLVATAVSFVQNSSYEINNRERRDLLIRSKRRWVLSTIELVEEDSGPFPKPLTRMFNDKENLYNLKFSISGQGVTEHPLNLFSINDRTGEVYVHDTIDRENTPNFHVMFDVIDRATNEYVDKTLAFDVAVVDINDNPPEFKPPILHATVEENIKEGLLPVSLVVHDNDEPENDNSRISLRLVSQEPSSPKISLQHMEDSKSTVEQIVFTGCFDYDKAKTYKVLVEAKDHGTPSLSSTATITLDILDSNSHQPEFIQKSYTAQVVELTTNQEILRVGVTDKDTPNTPASKAIYTIVRGNEGGNYKIETDPETNEGVLTVIQAKDYETTTIAQLEISVQNVEPLFVCQDGKPGGASPAPNSVLVNVTVIDINDPPKFEKEVHKVYLREETEHGQPLYIPKVSDEDSDVNKIRYELVQDPANWVTIDKKTGVVTAVKKMDRESPFVKDSIYTVVIAAIDDGEPPATSSSTVLVHLGDQNDNKPHLVTDKLIMCGNKANSVNLMAADPDEPPYGGPFSFTIAGKDEELQMWRLDPSIGFNATLISLQSLAYGNYSIPLIIEDQQGSKDESTLHLTVCDCGGGDACRGRMPKSTRLGGAGIGTLIAGLLLLALILCLCFLCECRRSFKHIPINLQDEGNQTLIKYNEEGGSSISRAEPSIMMTSSNSFAVKDIMTQDVMPGYASAFQHSGSRELNGTIRAQGRPLMSSGGFQQLTESSATLMSQGQGMGFPTWVRSNTLRNGFARASKSVNMVSDQYIADHIDRRVCELDLYQLDTGHLPHEYAYEGRGSKCQSLDELSLSHFGDDLTFMQNLGPKFSTLGGICQQAIEEKKLKK from the exons ATGGCAAAAGGTCAGCTG GTTGCTACAGCGGTTTCATTTGTCCAAAACAGCAGCTATGAGATCAACAACCGAGAGAGGAGG GACTTACTGATTAGGTCAAAAAGAAGATGGGTCCTATCTACTATTGAACTGGTTGAAGAGGACTCTGGACCTTTCCCAAAACCGCTTACACGG ATGTTCAACGACAAAGAAAATCTTTATAACCTGAAGTTCAGCATCAGTGGCCAGGGGGTGACTGAACATCCTTTAAATTTGTTCAGCATTAATGACAGGACTGGTGAAGTGTATGTCCATGACACAATTGACCGAGAAAACACCCCAAACTTCCAC GTGATGTTTGACGTGATAGACAGAGCAACAAATGAATATGTGGACAAGACTCTGGCTTTTGATGTGGCTGTTGTGGACATTAATGACAATCCTCCTGAGTTTAAACCACCCATTTTACATGCAACGGTTGAGGAGAACATAAAAGAAG GTTTACTGCCTGTGTCTCTGGTTGTTCATGATAATGATGAGCCAGAAAATGACAACTCCCGTATCTCTCTGAGACTGGTATCCCAAGAACCAAGCTCTCCCAAAATCTCACTGCAGCACATGGAGGACAGCAAGTCTACAGTAGAACAGATTGTCTTCACTGGATGCTTTGACTATGAT aaagCAAAAACATATAAGGTGCTTGTTGAAGCAAAGGATCATGGGACCCCCTCACTCTCCTCAACTGCAACTATAACCCTTGACATCTTAGACTCCAACTCTCACCAACCAGAATTCATCCAAAAATCG taCACAGCTCAGGTGGTAGAGCTGACAACCAACCAGGAGATTTTAAGAGTAGGCGTGACTGATAAGGACACACCCAACACCCCTGCTTCAAAGGCGATATACACCATTGTCAGAGGCAATGAGGGTGGGAACTATAAGATAGAAACAGATCCTGAGACCAACGAAGGGGTGTTGACTGTTATACAG GCAAAAGATTATGAAACAACCACAATAGCTCAACTAGAGATTTCTGTACAAAATGTGGAGCCTCTGTTTGTCTGCCAAGACGGTAAGCCAGGCGGAGCAAGCCCAGCCCCTAACAGCGTCCTCgtaaatgtaacagtaattGATATCAATGACCCACCTAAGTTTGAGAAGGAGGTGCATAAAGTATacctgagagaggagacagagcatGGACAGCCGTTGTACATCCCAAAGGTCTCAGATGAGGACTCCGATGTTAATAAGATCAG ATATGAGTTAGTGCAGGACCCTGCGAACTGGGTTACCATTGACAAGAAGACTGGAGTGGTTACAGCTGTGAAAAAGATGGACCGCGAGTCACCATTTGTAAAGGATAGCATTTACACTGTTGTTATTGCTGCCATTGATGACG GGGAGCCTCCTGCAACATCAAGCAGCACAGTCCTTGTCCATCTGGGTGACCAGAATGACAACAAGCCTCATTTGGTGACCGACAAACTGATCATGTGTGGGAATAAAGCTAACAGCGTGAACCTGATGGCGGCAGATCCAGACGAGCCTCCGTATGGTGGACCCTTCAGTTTTACCATCGCTGGAAAAGATGAAGAACTGCAGATGTGGAGGTTGGATCCCAGCATAG GTTTTAATGCCACACTGATCAGCCTACAGAGTCTGGCCTATGGGAACTATTCTATACCCCTGATAATAGAGGATCAACAGGGCTCTAAAGATGAGAGTACACTtcatctgactgtgtgtgactgtggtggGGGAGATGCATGTCGTGGACGCATGCCCAAATCCACCAGATTGGGTGGAGCTGGGATTGGCACCTTGATTGCTGGATTGCTTCTTCTTGCAT TGATCCTCTGTTTATGCTTCCTGTGTGAGTGCAGAAGGAGTTTCAAGCACATACCAATCAACCTACAGGATGAAGGCAATCAAACCCTCATCAAGTATAATGAGGAAGGAGGAAGCTCTATcagcagg GCTGAACCCAGTATAATGATGACATCCAGCAATAGTTTTGCAGTTAAGGACATAATGACACAAGATGTCATGCCG GGGTATGCCAGTGCATTTCAGCATAGTGGCAGTCGAGAGCTAAATGGTACAATACGGGCCCAAGGAAGACCACTG ATGTCCTCAGGAGGGTTCCAGCAACTGACCGAGAGCAGTGCAACATTAATGAGTCAGGGCCAAGGCATG GGATTTCCTACCTGGGTACGGAGCAACACCCTCAGG AATGGATTTGCTAGGGCCTCCAAGTCTGTGAACATGGTGTCAGACCAGTATATTGCTGATCACATTGACAGA CGAGTCTGTGAGCTTGATCTGTACCAGCTCGACACTGGACATCTCCCTCATGAATACGCCTATGAGGGGAGAGGCAGCAAATGCCAGTCACTGGATGAATTATCTCTAAGCCACTTTGGAGATGATCTGACCTTCATGCAGAACTTGGGGCCAAAGTTCAGCACCCTTGGTGGGATATGTCAACAAGCCATTGAGGagaaaaaactgaagaaatga